The sequence GCTGCATATTATGCAACGCAGGAAGGTGGCTATCCCCATGAGGCCTGATCATGGTCACCAGATGCTGGATGACCTGCAAAAGAAAACCTATCCGGGTTATTCTGCTATCGGGCGGCTGCGCGGACTGGCTGAGTTGCGGGGATTGGAGATGGGGATCTGTAAGAGCTTGAAGTGAATAGTGAGTAGTGAGTTATGAGTACGTTTGCTTCGAAAGATTCGCCGCTTACTCACAACTCACCACTGACAACTCACACAGTAATCGTTTCCGAAAACACATTTCCAAACCTGTCCGTTGCCTTCACCATGATCTTTTTGGCAGCGGGTGATGGCTTGGCGAAAAAGAGGTGATCTGTTAAAGTAGGCTCTACAAACTTGTGTTTTTGGGGAAGCTGCGGCCCGCCATGCAGTTCTATTGACCAGGGGTCCAGCTCTACGCGCTGTTCCATGGCGCCTTTGGCTACTTCATCTTCCCACCATTCTATTTTCCATTTGGGGTCCCAGTTCCATACATTCGCCACGATTTCATCCGGTGCTGTAGTCAGTTTCCCTTTATTGTACACTCTTAACTGGTGGTCTTTCTCCTTACCGGTAGATTTGTAATACCATTTAATGTCATCTCCGTCCACTTCATATACGCCATAACCATTGGGGGTACCATCGCTGCAGATAGGCCCTGTCCACCAGGCGCCGCAAACAGTGCCATGTACATGCTCCATGAGATTGTCTTTTTCCCATTTTTCGTTCATGTGGGTATGGCCCGACATGATATGTACGTTATAAGGTTTCAGCAGCTTGTACAACTGGTTCCTGTTGGCTACTGTACCACCAATGGCCTCCTCGGCCAGCTTGTTCCTGCGCTGGTTGCCTGTGTCGGTAGGGATATGATTGCTTACCACTATCGTTGAGCCGGGCTTTACCAGTGCCAGGTCCTGCTCCAGCCAGCGCAGTTGCGCTTCGGTGAGGTAACCAATGTACTTTTTAGCTGTACCTATAAAGAACACATTATCCAGTACGATGTAATGTATTTTACCACGGTTAAAAGAATAATAAGTAGGGCCAAACTGTTTTTTGAACGTGCGGGCAGAAACATCATCCGAACCGCCATCAATATCCATGTCGTGGTTGCCGATCACATTGAAGAAAGGAACACCGCTGATGGCTACCGCTTCCCGGTAATCTTCAAACAGTTCAAAATGGTCCCATACCAGGTCGCCGCAGCCGATGCCGTGGAATAAACTGTCTTTGGGATAAGAAGCTACCAGTTTTTGCAGGTCGGGGGCAGATTGTGTTTTGAGCAGTTCTGCATCTTTTTCTGAAATGATCTGGGTATCGGCCCATACCACAAAATTGTGTTTGGTATCATCAACAGTCAGCTTCTCCAGGTTGAAGTCGGCTTTCAAAGCACCTTCCTTCTGGGTAAGGGGCTGGTAGAATTGGGAGATGCCTTTGTTGTTGGGGAAGGCATAGCCTGCCGGCAGGCTGATGTATACAAATTCAGCCGCGGAATGTGCATTGATCGTATAGTTCCCTTTTTTGTCGGTGGTGGTAACAGTGTAACCATCGGTTACTGCCACACCAGCTATAGCGGTACCATTGTTTTGTACACGGCCTTTAATAGTAAGGCTGGCTGCAACACGTTGGCCGGCTGCCTGCGTAATCATGGCAGGTGTGGAAAAAGCAGCGCCTGCAAGGCCAAAACTCCTGAGAAAACTTCTTCTGTTAAGCATAGGGAGATATTTGGTGATAGAGAATTTTAGGATTTGCAATAATAACTATAAATGAGTAATCTGTTATTGAAGATGAAGTAAGAAGTCTGAAGTCCGAGGCCTGAAAAATCCTTTCAGACCTCGGACTTCAGACCTCAGATTTTTATTTCAGTTTGGTAGCTCCTTCACCTTCAATCTCGGTGATGGGAGATTGTTTGGTGAGCAGGAAATTGGTTTGTGTCCGGGCCTTTGTCCATCTTCCCAGGGCCATGTTGTATTCGCCACCCAGCAGGTTAAAATAGCCTTGGTCGGCAGTAGCGTAGCCGAGGCAAAGGGTATTCGAGCCTTGCCTGTAAAATGGCTGGTCTTCCAGGGTGATGGGGTTCTTAACGTCGTACCAGTCGTTATTGGCGATCTTGTAACCTACTGCCGGCGGACCTGGGGTATACAAGCTGCCGCCATTGGATACAAAAATAACATCTACGGGTTTGGTGCTGGCATCTACCGTGGTGCCCTCAAATACTGCCAGTCCGGAAGCATTGCCGCTATTGGCAAAAAGTCCGCCGGTTTTAGCGCCAAAGCCATCTCCATCGGTAGTGGTATAGTTGAAGGCGCGTATCCAGTTGGAGCTGCTCATACTGGTGGAGCCTGAACCATTGATCATTTTGCCTGTGCCGCCAACATAGAAGTAAGTTCCTTTAGCAGCAGTGCCCGTTGTAAGATTGAATTTGAATGTACGCTGGTTGCCGGTGCCCCATCCATTGGCAGGATATCCTGAAGGATTAGAGGCATTGGCATTGTTGGTAACTACAACAGAGAAAGGAGTAGCGGCAAAATTAATATCCTTTGTAGCCATCATTTGAATATATTCATAATTGCCATCTGCGCCTTTCACATCGCTTATAAAGCCAGTAATGATAACGGGCGGGATCTCTATAACAGAGCTAAGTACTACCACATCATTACCTCTACGCAGGTGGAACCTGGGCACCAGTGAGTCTTTGGATACAACAGTGTTGAACACTATTCCATAGAAGTTGGCCAGTACGGGAGCGGGTGTATTGGCGAAGGTAGCATTGGCTGCTGTGTGAAGCGTGATATTACCAAAGCCATCATTCAGTACTTTATCGCCAGCCAGTACATCTCCTGAAGCGGGTAAAGGATCAAAGCCTCCTTTTACTACTACAGATAAAACGCTTTCGTAGTCTTTCGGTTTAGTCAGCATAAGACTGATAGGTACCCGCAAAGCAAGATAGCTGTTGCCGGAGGATACTTTGGTAATAGCATTGGCAGGCAGGTCGGTGATCTGCAGGATGCCTTCTTTTCTTTTCAGCATAGCGCCTTCCACCTTGATCACTACAGAGTCGCCAGGTTTGTAATTGGCAGCGTCTGCACCAATAGAAACTGAAATACCCCGCAGCAGTCCCAGGCGGCGTATATCCTGTATGACCAGCAGTCCTTCGGGTAAGTTGCCGCCTGAATGATCTGATACCACCATACCTGTGATGGAGGTAGAGCCCAGCATATTTTCTTTGGTAAGGGTAACATCCTGCCCCTTATGAATATTTTTCAGGTCGTATATAGGCAGATAAGCGCTTATCTCTCCACCGGGGTAATTGTCTTTTTTACAGCCCCACAGGGAGGCCAATGACAGCAAAAAGAGAGAATATAGAATGATCTTTTTCATTGCATTGTTTTTATAACTAACAACTATTCTTAAACTGTATTTCTGTTTTCCTGCTCATCACTCATTTACGGCTTCTGCCACCATACCTGGGTAGATATCAGGTCAGGCCCCTGTGCAGCTATAGCCGCTTTGTAATTGGTGGGGTTGGCAGATTGTACGTATACCGGGTAAGTCATCCTGGCCGGCATTACACCACCGTTCTTTAAGCCGGGTCCTTTCGGTAAGTTGGGGTGACCGGTGCGGCGGTATTCAAACCACTGCTGCATATCGGTCAGGAACAGGGCATAATACTTCTGAAGGTGTATCCTTTCCATTTTATCTTCCACGCTGGCCGCGTCGTCCCAGTCAATATCGGCAGCAGCGAGATGGTCTTGGATATTGTATATCTTGGTAGAAGTATCGGGCCAGTTGGGCAGCCAGAGCTTGATGCTAGCGTCTGCTCCGTTCTCGTAGAAAGTTTGGGCAGAACCATTGATCCATCCTTTCACAACCGCTTCGGCATAAATGAAATTCACTTCGGCAAAGTTCATGATCATACCGGTTAAAGGATCGTTTTGTAAGCTGGGGCCGGTATTCGTGTTATTGGTAATGGAATAGAAATAGGCTTTTTGTCCCGGGTCCTGTCCGGGCAGGTAACCACTGGGTACGCCTACAAAAGCGCCCTGGGAAGGTGCTATACCCCACCGGTTGGTTTTGGTAGGTGTTCCGGTACCGTAAACAGGAATATTAATGCGGGGATCGTTCCAATCCGCCAGGTTTTCAATAAAGAAGCTGCCCAGGCTCGGCGCCCTGAAGTCCTGCTCCCTCACGTTGATGAGCGGCGATGCATAAGGGCCTTGACCGGTCCATCTTAAAATGGCCGACTCATCGTTTTTAGCGATCTTGGGATAGGTAGATGCCTTGGTGTCTACAATCTCCTTGATCTTTTTAATGCAGGTATCAGCTACTTCCGCTTTACCGGAAAGGCGGAGCAGGAGCCGTAAATAGAGGGAGTTGCCAAACTTGCGCCATTTGGTAATGTCTCCGTAATACACCGGGTCACTGGATGCAATGATGGCTGGCCCGCCGTTGAGCAGGGTATTGGCTTCTTCCAGCTTTTTAAAGCTATCAAAGTAGATGTCTTTCTGTCTGTCAAACACAGGTTCATAAATATTGGAATCTTTGGCCAGGTTGGATTGAAAGTAAGGAACATCGCCATAAGTATCCGTAAGCATGGAAAATACCCATGACTGCAGGATCAGTGCGATACCCTGGTATGATTTATTAAGGGTGGGAGAGTCCTTGGCTATTTTGTACAGGTCCTTCAGGTTGGTCATTTCCAGGTACCAGCCATCATAGAGATAGTTGGACCAGGTGGAACGGTAATCATACCTGAACACGGTGCCTTCCCCGTCATTCCTGCTTACCGTTACCTGCATCAGCTCATTATTAAAGTTACGGTTACGCTGCATGTTATAGTTCATGATACCTACCAGTGCCGGCGCCAGCAACTGATGGGGTTGTGCAGTGGGCGTAGTATTCGGGTCGGTATTGATCTCCGTGAAATCTTTGGTGCAGGAGGCAAGCGCCATGCTGAACAGTACTACACCTGCTATAATTTTATGGATAGTTGTTTTCATGTTTTCAAGAATTAAAGTCCAACAGTAAGGTTAAATCCGAATGAACGGGTGGAAGGGAACTGGGCAATCTCAAATCCCTGCAGAACGTCACTACCGTTAAAGGTGCCAAACTCAGGATCGAACATGGGCCAGTCAGACCAGATAAAGAGGTTACGGCCATATACGCCAATGGTGGCGCGTTGCAGGCCGATTTTTCTGGCAATCTGGGGTTTAAGCGTATAATCCAACCGGGCTTCGCGGAATTTGATAAAATCCGTTCGGAAAGTGTTGCCTTCGGCATTGTCTACGCCGAGGTGAGAACGGTAGTACTCATCTACGTCCATAGCTGTCACATCATTTTTCCGGTACTTGCCATCGGCACCCATTACCACGCCATTGCCGATGATACCGCTATACCTGCCGGGCAGGGTTTTAGTGAGCTTACCCTGTTCAGCCAGTTTGTAGTGCATAAGTGTATGCCCCACCGCGCCATACTGTGCATCGAACAATACATTCAGACGGAATTGCTTGTAGGTAATTTCATTGGTGAAACTTACTTTCCATTTGGGAGTGGTATTACCGAGGTAGATCACATCCTGGGAGATGAGCGCTACACCGCTTTGTGCATCATAAACAATTTGTCCGTCCGGAGATCTTACATATCCCCTTCCATACATATCACCCATGCTGCCGCCCACTTTAGCTACGATCTGGCCACCACCTACCGGACCGTTTTGAAGTATGATAGAGCTATCGGGCAACTCTTTGATGATATTGGTATTGGCAGAAAATATAATGCCGGTATTCCATTTAAAACCGTCTTTGGAAGCTACAGGTGTACCGTTGATGGCCAGTTCCACGCCCTTATTGGCCACTTTACCAATATTGATTACAGCGGCTGAATAACCGGAAGCGCGGTCCAACTGGCGGTTCAGGATCTGGTCCTTGGTGTAACCTGAATACACGGCCAGGTCAAAGCCCAGGCGGTCCCTGAACATTTTCATAGCAACACCTGCCTCATACGTGATCGTTCTGAGCGGTTTGAGATTGGGGTTGGCCTTGATGCTGGGATTTTCCAGTCCACCGCTATATAAACTACCTGCTGAGGAATAGGAATAAGCTGTACGGTAAGCCGTCATCTGCGCACTACCAACATTGGAAGCTGAGAAACGTACTTTGAGGAAGCTGATATCCTTAGGCAATTTAAAAGCGTCTGAGACAACAAAGCTCAGGTTGGCTGATGGATAAAAGAACCCGGTATTGGCAGTGCGTTCAGGCGTGGCCAATGCACTGTTCCAGTCCTGGCGGGCGGTAATATCAAGATACAGGAAGTCTTTATAACCGGTGGTGATGATACCATAAAAACTGTTGATGGCCAGTTTGGTCTTATAAGGCATAGTGATCAAGGGGCCTGCGGCGTTGGCAAAGGTGTAAACGCCCGGATTGATGAGTGAATCGGCACGGGTTTCATCACGGGTATAAGCATTCCGGAGGGTGCTTCCGCCACCTGTAATGGAGAAATCGAAATCCTTGTTGATCCTTTTAGTGTATTTCAGCAGGAAGTCGGCACTGGACTCCATAGAAAAGATATTTTGTGTGCGATAGCTGCCATAACGGAATTTTGAGCCTGCATCAAAGGGACGCTCCTGGGCGCGCTGGTCATAGCCAAAATCCAGGGATGTCCGCATCATCAAACTCAGTTCTTTCGTGAAATTATAAGTAGCCTGTATGTTGCCGGTTACACCGTGACGATTGGTACTGTTGATGAACTCATTCACGATGGCGTAGGGATTCTCAGGAAATGAACTGTAGGGGTAGAATATTCTTCTGCCTTCCTGTCCCTTTACCCAGTAGTTCTTTAGCCAGTCAATGTCGCCATTCGGTTGCCAGAAAATATACCAGTACATAATGGATTGGTTACCGTAGCCGCTTCCCGGCAGGTTATCGCTCCACTTGTTGGTATAATTTATTTTGGAGCTCACCTGGAGCCTGTCATTAACTTTTGAATTAACCGACAGGGACACTGTATTACGCTTATAGCCTGTATTGGGTATGATCCATTTGTTGGTAACATTGGTTACAGAGAAGCGGGCAGTGGTTTTATCCGTACCGCCTTCCACGCTGATAGAATTGGTGATGGTGCTACCCACATCAAAAAACTTGCGTATTTTATTGGTATAGGGAATCCAGGGTGTAGCTACTGTATCGCGGCCCTGCAATCCATTGTTGAACTGGTAAAACATTTGACCATCGAACCTGGGGCCATAAGCAGAGCTGGAACTGGAGTTGGCCGACCGGCCATAATCATAATCTGCCTGTCCGTCCAGCCCGATGCCGTATTCCCATTGGAGGTCGGGCCAGCGGTTTACCTGTTCCCAGTTAACGTTGGAATTAAAAGTAATGCCCAGGCCTTTTTTCTTATTGCTGCCCCATTTGGTGGTAATGACAATAGCTCCGTTGGCGGCACGCTGGCCATATAATGCTGCGGCGCCGGGTCCTTTTAATATGTCATATGACTCAACATCGTCCGGGTTGATATCATTGATGCTGCTGCCATAATCAGCCGGCATGTTATCACTACTGACACCATAGGGCGCTTCTCCCTCAATGGCGCTGCGGCGGCCGCTTCCATTGTTGATGACCACGCCGTCCACTACTATAAGCGCTTCATTATCGCCGGTAAGGTTGTTCTCGCCGCGCAGGATAATCTTATTGGTACCGGCAGGTCCGGCATTGGAGCGTATGAGGTTCAAACCGGCTACTTTGCCCGAGAGGGCATCGGTCCAGTTGCCGCTCATGGCGTCTGTAAGTTGTTTTCCGCTAACAGTAGTAGTAGCATAACCAAGTGATCTTTCTGCCCGTTTGATACCCAATGCGGTTACTACCACATTTTCCATCTGGGTTTCATCTTTATGCAAGTCTATCTTCAATGATTGCTGTTCTGCAGCATTAAATTTCTTTTTTGCAGGCAGGTAACCTACGGCTGATATTTCTACGGTCCCTTCCAGCAGCGGCAGTTTTTTACTAAAGGCGCCTGTCTCATCGGCCACCGCGATGGATGTGCCCTGCCCGGCCTGTTTAATAATGACAGTGGCACTGGGAACGGGATTGTCCCCTTCTGTAATAATACCCCGCAGCGTCATCGTAGCTGTTTGCTGTTTGATGGGGGTTTCTGATCTTTTGATCACCCAACTGTTGCCGCTGGCGGTAGCTATGAAATTAGCAGGGGCCAGTATTTTGTTCAGTAATTCTCCTACATTGGGTGCTTCGTAGCTGGCAGACGTTACCCTTACGGCTGACAGTTCTTCATTGGCATAAGCCAGTTGTACTTTAAAATGGCGGCCAAATTCCTCTACTATTTTAGCCAGGTTGCCGGCGCCATGCCGGAACTTGAGCTGGGAGGTTTGGGCGTTCACCTGCCGCGATGGGGACTCACTGTTTTGGGCCTGTGCCTGCAGGAAGCCTGCCGTGAGCAGCAGTACCAAAAAACGGATTCTTGCGTTTAGTTTTGCGTTTTGCATGTTGTTTACATTACAGTATAGACAATAGATTGGCCGGCTGCTCCCACACATGGTGCGGTAAACAGTTATAAACCGAAGGTTATTTCAATGATATGTTAGTGGATATTAGCGCCTGTCAGTGTGTTCACTACCTTTAAATTCTCATTCAGGGATAAGGTCATGTCCCAGGTCAAGCTTACTTTCATGTCCGGGTTAATGCGATCGTGCGATAGTGTTACTCCGTAATATGTTTCTATACACCGTATTAATGACTCCAGCGAAATATTGAACAACCGTATCTCCGACTGTGTCCACCAATCGGCTGTAAGCGGACCTACCGTTTGCGTGGCGCCGGCCTTACCGATACGCGTATACACCTGCTGGCCGGCGGTGAGTATATTCCTGCCGCCTGCATGGTCGAGTGCTACCCTTCCTTCTTTTACCGTCAGTTGTATATCGGTCGAATCGAGCCGGTTGATCGTGAACTGTGTACCCAGCACCGTTACCTGGTGATTGTTCACACCAATGGAAAAGGGATGCAGGGTATCTTTGGCAATGCTAAAGAATACGGTCCCTTTGGTGAGCTGGGTATTGCGCCTGTTCTTAAAATCGGGGTATATCCGCAGGGCGGAGTGGGGGGCCAGCCATAATTCAGAGCCGTCCTCCAGTTGCACTTTTCGGATATTATCGGTGGCAGTCAACTCTGTCCAGGCCTCAACAGGTATTTCCTGCTGTGCCCAGGGCAGTTTAATGAATACGGCCACCAGTATAGCTGCTGCTGCGCTGATACCAATAAAATACAATTGCTTTTTCTTGCGTCGTGTGCCTTCCAGCCGGTGATGGATATTGCCGAGCAACTGTGCTTTGCGGCTGGTGTCCATCGGGTCTGGTTGTTCCCATGCCTGCTGCCATTGCTGATCGTCGTTGGGTGTATGTTGCTGCCTTGATTTACGGGGCATGAAAAACGGCTTTTGATAATAGACGCTCGCTGAAAGGATCTGGTACTATACCTTTTTGAAGAAAATGGGGGAGTTAACGATTTGGTCATATTGGGGCCGGGAGCCGGGGAGCGGCAACGGTGCAGTATATATAATACACGACTTTAAATATGCAATAGGCAATGTTCAATGCTTACTGCTCGATGTTCAAAGAAAAAACAATTGTACCTGCCGGAGGATTTTTATCATGCGTTGTCCGGCAGTGTGCAGTTGGTTTTTGACCGTCTGTTCACTGAGCCGGAGTTCGGAGGCAATTTCTTTTACGGAGCGTTGTTCTTCAATTTTCATGGCATAGATGCGGCGCATTTGACCGGGGAGTTGTTGCATGGCGCCCCGCCACATATAGTATACCTGTTTATATTGGTATTGTTCATCGGGCTGCGGATTTGCTTCCTGTGTTTCGGGCATATCATCGGGCAGGGTATACCGCCTTCTCCTGGCAGCACGGAGATGATCGCTGATGCAATGCTGAACAATGGTATATAGGTAATTCCGGAAAGAAGAATGAATAACAATAGACTGGCGCTTGTGCCACAGGCGTATGAACACTTCCTGCAATACATCATCCGCCTCTTCTGATCCATTCAGTCGCAGGCGAATATAGGTATGCACCGGCGCTGCATAGCGGTTGAAGATCTCATCAAAAGCAGTTTGGTCCCCCGCTTGCAGCATCAACAGTAATGACCCTTCATCCGGGGTAATTTCCTGATAGTTCATAATGGCGGCAAACTTAGTTACCAAATGTAACGATGTGGCAGCACGTATTTTATCAAATGTTTAATTTTTTGTTTGGTTGCAGGTTTTTGCAAGGGGTAGCCTGTAATGCGATAAGGCGGGAAATACGCTATGGGACTCATTTTCAGCTAAAACCACCGATAGCGGCAATGCCGTAATCTTACTGATTATAATGTGGGGGAAAAGTTGTATCTTACTATAGTACATTCATGCAAACGATTGCGCTGATAACTCCTCTATATCCTCCCGGAAAAGCACGACCAATGCCCGTTTTTTAACCAATAATAACTGATTTATGTTGTGGGAAGATTTTTTAGCCTGCCGCCGGAAGAGGCTGGAATTGCAACAGCGACTTGACCAGGTTGCCAAACAAACAGAAAAGTTACAGGAAAAACAGGATGAGGTGCGTCAGCGCCAGTTCCTCCAGCGTTTCCTGGATAAAATGGAAGAGGTCATTACACCTGCCTTCGGCAAATGTGTACAATCACTCAACAGATATGGTATTAAAGCGCAGCAGGTAGACCGGATGAACAGGGCGCACCCCAATGTGTCGCTCGACATCCGGTACGACAGGCAGAACTATTGTATGTTCCTGCTGTCGCCCATACAAACAGAAGGGAAAGTAGCCATGCGTACCCTGATCCATAAAGAGAACGAATGGAATTATGAAGACGCCACCCGCGTAGATATGGACCAGTTATCCGAATCCCTGATCCGGGATAAAGTGCAGGAAGCTATTAATGTGCTGGATGACAGGGATAGGTGAGGGCAACCGGTTGCAGCAGGACGGTCGTATGTTACTATTTTATTATTTTTGAATGGATTTTTTCTTGTAGGTTTGGCCGTTTGAAACGACCTATCTGACTGCTGTATGATGCGACGGATTGCTGTGCTATATTTTTACCCCTCCCATGCCCGGCTTGCTATACAGGGCTCCTGCCGGTTGTTCCTGTTTTTATGGTGTTTACTTATTAATGTATTACATACTTCTGCACAGGATAATACGCCTGTGGAATACCTGGGTATTGAACAGGGGCTTTCCAACAATGCTGTTACCGCTATTTACCAGGACCAATACGGATTTATGTGGTTTGGCACCTACGATGGGCTGAACCGGTACGATGGCTACCATTTTAAGATCTTCCGGAATACGCCCAACGATACTACTTCCCTCATCAGTAACCGCATAGTTGCTATTGCTGAAGACCAGGAACATAACCTGTGGATCGGCACGAAGCAGGGAGTGAGCATTTTTAACAATAGCAGCTCCGGTTTCTCGCCGGTCAACTGGCTGCCTTATAAACAGGCAGCGGCAGAACGGTTGAGCTGGACCATCAACGATATTAAAACAGATGCGGCGGGCAATGTGCTGATTGCTTCCGCGGGTGGAGGATTGATGATCTGCAGCAAGGGGTCGAAGCTGGCCATACAGGTGCCTTGTGTGGATGCTACCCGCGAACTGCTGCGCTACCACGTACAGGCCATCCGGATAGACAAAGGGCAGCGGGTATGGTTATTTGTGCAGGGCGTGGGCCTGTGTGTATACGACAAACAGGCAAAACGGGTAAAGCCGGTGAACCAGACGATGCGGTCGGGCTACTGCCTCGAAACCGATAACAACGGCACCATCTGGATAGGATCGGAGAACGGGCTTTTTGCTTATCATATAGCCACCAATACCGTGAAGGGATACAATGAAAGCTCCGGCATATTGACCAATAACAAGGTCGTGGGCCTGTGCCTGGACCGGCAGCACAAATTGTGGATTGCCACAGATGGCGGTGGTATTAATATACTGGATGTTCAAACCGGCAAGATGCGCTACTTGGCGCCCGGGCAGCATAAAAAATCACTGACCAGCACTTCTGTGTACGCGGTGTATGAAGATAAGGAATCACGCAAATGGATAGGCACGCTACGCGGTGGCATTAATGTCATTGATCCGCAGAAGAACCGCTTTACCACAGTGGCGCATGATCCTTTAAGCCGCAATAGTCTTGTTGATAATTTTGTATTGTCGTTTTGTGAAGATCCGGCCGGCAATCTTTGGATCGGCACCGATGGCAGCGGCGCCAGCTATTGGAACCGGACACAAAATACCTGGACGCATTTTAAGCACCAGCCAGGCAACCCGCAATCCCTCAGCAATAATTTTGTGACCAGCATTGTGCGTGACTACCAGGGGAACATCTGGCTGGCCACCTATGGCGGCGGTATCAACCGCTATAATAAAAGCAATGGTTCATTTGAACATTATGCCTGTAATTATACGGGCTATGCTTATGGTGATAAGAACGTGTGGAAGTTGTTTGAAGACAGTAAAAAGAACCTGTGGGCGGGAGCTGTGGCGCCGGGCAGGTTGTACCGGTACAACCCGCAAGCCAACCAGTTTGAATCTTTTGATGATAAGGTGGTGGATGTAACTACACTGGCCGAGGATAAGCAAGGCGTATTGTGGGCGGGCACTTTCAGTGACCTTATTCAAATAGATGTAGCGCATAAGAAGCACCGCTTCTTTAAGATAGGCAATGCCGTGCGGAGTATTTATGAAGATGGGGCCGGTAATTGCTGGATCGGTACGGAAGGAAATGGCCTGCTGTTGTTCGACAGGCAAAAAGGAACTTTTACCACGTATACAGAATCCGACGGATTGAGCAGCAATGCTGTATTGAATACACTGGAGGATAAGAACGGTAATCTATGGATCAGCACCTTTAGTGGGATCTCCAAATTCGACCCGCAGCATAAAACCTTCAAGAACTTTTATGTGGCAGATGGCCTGCAGAGCAACCAGTTCAATTACAATGCGGCCCTGCAGTTGCGCAGCGGTGAATTTGCCTTCGGCGGTATTAAAGGGTTCAACCTGTTTTACCCGGATAGTATCGGGAATAATGACCGTATGCCCAGTCTGCTGCTTACAGGGCTGCGGATAGATAATGTACCCGCGGAGCGGAATAATACATTTACAGACGGACAAACACTGGCCAATATTGATCAATTAACGTTGCCCTATAGCAAAGCGGTGATCGCTGTTGACTTTGCGGCCCTGGAATATTCTGCTCCTGATAATATTTCCTATGCTTATTATATGGAAGGGTGGGATAAAGGCTGGAATTATGTAGGTCACCTGAGAACGGCCAATTATTCCCGGCTCAATGAGGGAGATTATACCCTGCGTATAAAATCAACCAATGCAGAAGGTGTATGGAATAACCAGGAACGTATTATAAAGATCACGGTACTGCCGCCCTGGTACCGTAGCTGGTGGGCCTATGGCGGGTACATCCTGCTGGCGGTAACTGCTATCTGGTTTTACCTGTTGTACAAGAACAGGCAGGCCCGGCTGAAATATGAAATACAGATAGCGCATATCAATGCGGAAAAGGAAAAAGAACTGAATGAAAAGAAGCTGTCTTTCTTCACCAATATATCGCATGAGTTCAGAACGCCGCTCACCTTGATCATTAATCCTATCAAAGAGTTGCTGTACAGCAGGGAGCAAGGGGTAGATACCGGTGAGCTGAACATCGTGTACCGCAATGCCCGTCGCCTGCTGAGCCTGGTAGATCAGTTGTTGCTCTTCCGCAGGGCAGATAGTGAGGCGGATAAATTGCGGGTGGTAAAGCTGAACTTTTCCGATCTGTGCAAAGAGGTATACCTGTGTTTTGTGCAG comes from Paraflavitalea devenefica and encodes:
- a CDS encoding FecR family protein gives rise to the protein MPRKSRQQHTPNDDQQWQQAWEQPDPMDTSRKAQLLGNIHHRLEGTRRKKKQLYFIGISAAAAILVAVFIKLPWAQQEIPVEAWTELTATDNIRKVQLEDGSELWLAPHSALRIYPDFKNRRNTQLTKGTVFFSIAKDTLHPFSIGVNNHQVTVLGTQFTINRLDSTDIQLTVKEGRVALDHAGGRNILTAGQQVYTRIGKAGATQTVGPLTADWWTQSEIRLFNISLESLIRCIETYYGVTLSHDRINPDMKVSLTWDMTLSLNENLKVVNTLTGANIH
- a CDS encoding SusC/RagA family TonB-linked outer membrane protein, with amino-acid sequence MQNAKLNARIRFLVLLLTAGFLQAQAQNSESPSRQVNAQTSQLKFRHGAGNLAKIVEEFGRHFKVQLAYANEELSAVRVTSASYEAPNVGELLNKILAPANFIATASGNSWVIKRSETPIKQQTATMTLRGIITEGDNPVPSATVIIKQAGQGTSIAVADETGAFSKKLPLLEGTVEISAVGYLPAKKKFNAAEQQSLKIDLHKDETQMENVVVTALGIKRAERSLGYATTTVSGKQLTDAMSGNWTDALSGKVAGLNLIRSNAGPAGTNKIILRGENNLTGDNEALIVVDGVVINNGSGRRSAIEGEAPYGVSSDNMPADYGSSINDINPDDVESYDILKGPGAAALYGQRAANGAIVITTKWGSNKKKGLGITFNSNVNWEQVNRWPDLQWEYGIGLDGQADYDYGRSANSSSSSAYGPRFDGQMFYQFNNGLQGRDTVATPWIPYTNKIRKFFDVGSTITNSISVEGGTDKTTARFSVTNVTNKWIIPNTGYKRNTVSLSVNSKVNDRLQVSSKINYTNKWSDNLPGSGYGNQSIMYWYIFWQPNGDIDWLKNYWVKGQEGRRIFYPYSSFPENPYAIVNEFINSTNRHGVTGNIQATYNFTKELSLMMRTSLDFGYDQRAQERPFDAGSKFRYGSYRTQNIFSMESSADFLLKYTKRINKDFDFSITGGGSTLRNAYTRDETRADSLINPGVYTFANAAGPLITMPYKTKLAINSFYGIITTGYKDFLYLDITARQDWNSALATPERTANTGFFYPSANLSFVVSDAFKLPKDISFLKVRFSASNVGSAQMTAYRTAYSYSSAGSLYSGGLENPSIKANPNLKPLRTITYEAGVAMKMFRDRLGFDLAVYSGYTKDQILNRQLDRASGYSAAVINIGKVANKGVELAINGTPVASKDGFKWNTGIIFSANTNIIKELPDSSIILQNGPVGGGQIVAKVGGSMGDMYGRGYVRSPDGQIVYDAQSGVALISQDVIYLGNTTPKWKVSFTNEITYKQFRLNVLFDAQYGAVGHTLMHYKLAEQGKLTKTLPGRYSGIIGNGVVMGADGKYRKNDVTAMDVDEYYRSHLGVDNAEGNTFRTDFIKFREARLDYTLKPQIARKIGLQRATIGVYGRNLFIWSDWPMFDPEFGTFNGSDVLQGFEIAQFPSTRSFGFNLTVGL
- a CDS encoding RNA polymerase sigma factor, with translation MNYQEITPDEGSLLLMLQAGDQTAFDEIFNRYAAPVHTYIRLRLNGSEEADDVLQEVFIRLWHKRQSIVIHSSFRNYLYTIVQHCISDHLRAARRRRYTLPDDMPETQEANPQPDEQYQYKQVYYMWRGAMQQLPGQMRRIYAMKIEEQRSVKEIASELRLSEQTVKNQLHTAGQRMIKILRQVQLFFL